A part of Streptomyces sp. SLBN-31 genomic DNA contains:
- a CDS encoding tetratricopeptide repeat protein: protein MRGQERGGGHNEISGGVLHGPSVQASAVYGGIHIGTDNAAAARARPWQLPPAVALTDRTAEVASLDGVRARAVRHGQAALAAVSGLGGVGKTALALAWLHRLRPDFPGGQLYADLGAQSPAGPADPGEVLGGFLRGLGVPSQQVPYGIAERAALYRSLTAERRIVVLLDDAATAAQVRPLLPGGPNVTLVTSRRRMSGLTLEGGHQVHLEPLAPEAAVELLAVTLADDRVATQPDDARELVGLCAGLPLAVRVAGARLAARPHRPLTTMVRALAAERGRLDALAIDGDQGVRAALDLSYQGLPADAARLYRLLGLHPGTEFGTAAARALLGGADGGADRSAGELLDVLHDANLLVEVGEDRYRFHDLVRLHAVARAEQDEPAGARAAAFRRFADHCVATATRAETAVDPRHPLRERSYGPGPVITEDFGAGEQAALDWTERELPTLMAVVRRARAAGAPEAAWQLADALGPFFIRRKHYDHWCAAYRDGFAAAEALADTAARCRMLTSGGLGELGRGDHARALEMFERAARLFEAEGDRLGHARTLNYRGLAEHRLGRLDAAAELFARAAVELPECGDHRAGALARLNAADVELGLGRPARAGEEAAAAHAVLRDVHDTYNAARAEILLGRVALRRGRPEEAEERLLAALAVLREAGAHYEVARALESLGEAAGRRGLNDLARDRYQEALDLYTAVHRPAPAADVRARLRELPEPSQGQGG from the coding sequence GTGCGGGGGCAGGAGCGGGGCGGCGGCCACAACGAGATCAGCGGCGGCGTCCTGCACGGACCCAGCGTGCAGGCGTCGGCCGTGTACGGCGGGATCCACATCGGCACCGACAACGCGGCGGCCGCCCGGGCGCGGCCGTGGCAACTGCCGCCCGCGGTCGCGCTGACGGACCGTACCGCCGAGGTGGCGAGCCTGGACGGCGTGCGGGCCCGCGCCGTGCGGCACGGGCAGGCGGCCCTCGCCGCGGTGAGCGGACTGGGCGGGGTGGGCAAGACGGCCCTGGCCCTGGCCTGGCTGCACCGGCTGCGCCCCGACTTCCCGGGCGGTCAGCTCTACGCCGATCTGGGCGCCCAGTCGCCGGCCGGCCCCGCCGACCCCGGCGAGGTGCTCGGCGGGTTCCTCCGGGGGCTCGGCGTGCCGTCGCAGCAGGTGCCGTACGGCATCGCTGAGCGCGCCGCCCTCTACCGCTCCCTCACCGCGGAGCGCCGGATCGTGGTGCTGCTGGACGACGCCGCGACGGCTGCGCAGGTACGGCCGCTGCTGCCCGGCGGGCCGAACGTCACCCTGGTCACCAGCCGCCGGCGGATGTCGGGGCTGACCCTCGAAGGCGGCCACCAGGTGCATCTGGAGCCGCTCGCCCCGGAGGCCGCCGTCGAACTGCTGGCGGTCACCCTCGCCGACGACCGGGTGGCCACGCAGCCGGACGACGCCCGTGAACTGGTCGGTCTGTGCGCCGGGTTGCCGCTCGCGGTGCGGGTCGCGGGCGCCCGGCTCGCGGCCCGGCCGCACCGGCCGCTCACCACGATGGTCCGGGCGCTGGCGGCGGAGCGGGGCCGGCTGGACGCGCTGGCGATCGACGGTGACCAGGGGGTGCGGGCGGCGCTGGACCTGTCGTACCAGGGCCTGCCCGCCGACGCCGCCCGGCTCTACCGGCTGCTCGGGCTGCACCCGGGCACGGAGTTCGGGACGGCGGCGGCGCGGGCCCTCCTCGGCGGGGCGGACGGGGGTGCGGACCGGTCCGCGGGTGAGCTGCTGGACGTTCTGCACGACGCGAATCTGCTCGTCGAGGTCGGTGAGGACCGTTACCGGTTCCACGACCTCGTACGACTGCACGCCGTGGCCCGGGCGGAGCAGGACGAGCCGGCCGGGGCGCGGGCGGCGGCGTTCCGGCGGTTCGCCGACCACTGCGTGGCCACCGCGACCCGCGCCGAGACGGCCGTCGACCCCCGGCATCCGCTGCGCGAGCGCTCGTACGGGCCCGGCCCGGTAATCACGGAGGACTTCGGCGCGGGCGAGCAGGCGGCCCTGGACTGGACCGAGCGGGAACTGCCCACCCTGATGGCGGTCGTCCGCCGGGCCCGGGCCGCGGGTGCTCCCGAGGCGGCCTGGCAACTCGCCGACGCGCTGGGGCCGTTCTTCATCCGGCGCAAGCACTACGACCACTGGTGCGCCGCCTACCGCGACGGGTTCGCCGCCGCCGAGGCGCTGGCGGACACGGCGGCCCGGTGCCGGATGCTGACCTCCGGCGGTCTCGGCGAACTGGGCCGGGGCGACCATGCGCGGGCGCTGGAGATGTTCGAGCGGGCGGCACGGCTGTTCGAGGCCGAGGGGGACCGGCTCGGGCACGCCCGCACCCTCAACTACCGGGGCCTCGCCGAACACCGCCTGGGCCGGCTGGACGCGGCGGCCGAGCTGTTCGCCCGCGCCGCCGTGGAGTTGCCCGAATGCGGCGACCACCGGGCCGGGGCGCTCGCCCGCCTCAACGCGGCCGACGTCGAACTGGGCCTCGGCCGGCCGGCGCGGGCCGGCGAGGAGGCCGCGGCGGCGCACGCGGTGCTGCGGGACGTGCACGACACGTACAACGCCGCGCGCGCCGAGATCCTGCTCGGCCGGGTCGCCCTGCGCCGCGGCCGGCCGGAGGAGGCCGAGGAACGGCTCCTCGCCGCGCTGGCCGTGCTGCGGGAGGCCGGCGCCCACTACGAGGTGGCGCGTGCACTGGAGTCGCTGGGCGAGGCCGCAGGCCGACGGGGCCTGAACGACCTCGCCCGCGACCGGTACCAGGAGGCCCTCGACCTCTACACAGCGGTGCACCGCCCGGCACCGGCAGCCGACGTACGCGCCCGCCTGCGGGAACTGCCCGAGCCGAGTCAGGGCCAGGGCGGCTGA
- a CDS encoding exodeoxyribonuclease III, with protein sequence MTTVTSVNVNGLRAAAKKGFVEWLAATGADVLCLQEVRAEPQQLPEQVRTPDGWYVVHAPAAAKGRAGVSLYTRREPDRVQVGFGSAEFDGSGRYVEADLPGITVASLYLPSGEVGTERQDEKVRFMGEFLAYLKGLRERAAADGREVVVCGDWNIAHRPADLKNWRANQKNSGFLPEEREWLSRVLDPADGGYVDVVRALHPEAEGPYSWWSYRGRAFDNDSGWRIDYHLATPGLAARAVKGYVERAAAHAERWSDHAPVTVVYE encoded by the coding sequence GTGACGACGGTGACCTCCGTCAACGTCAATGGACTGCGTGCCGCCGCGAAGAAGGGCTTCGTGGAGTGGCTCGCGGCGACCGGCGCCGACGTGCTCTGTCTGCAGGAGGTGCGGGCCGAGCCGCAGCAGCTGCCGGAGCAGGTCCGCACCCCCGACGGCTGGTACGTCGTACACGCGCCCGCCGCCGCCAAGGGCCGGGCCGGCGTCTCCCTCTACACGCGCCGTGAGCCCGACCGCGTCCAAGTCGGCTTCGGCTCGGCCGAGTTCGACGGCAGCGGGCGCTACGTCGAGGCGGATCTGCCCGGCATCACCGTCGCCTCCCTCTACCTCCCCTCCGGCGAGGTCGGCACCGAGCGCCAGGACGAGAAGGTCCGTTTCATGGGCGAGTTCCTCGCCTATCTGAAGGGGCTGCGCGAGCGGGCCGCCGCCGACGGCCGGGAGGTCGTCGTGTGCGGCGACTGGAACATCGCCCACCGGCCGGCCGACCTGAAGAACTGGCGCGCCAACCAGAAGAACTCCGGGTTCCTGCCCGAGGAGCGCGAGTGGCTCTCCCGGGTCCTCGATCCCGCGGACGGCGGGTACGTCGACGTCGTACGGGCGCTGCATCCGGAGGCGGAGGGGCCGTACTCGTGGTGGTCGTACCGGGGGCGGGCCTTCGACAACGACAGCGGCTGGCGCATCGACTACCACCTCGCCACGCCCGGGCTCGCGGCCAGGGCCGTCAAGGGGTACGTGGAGCGGGCCGCCGCGCATGCCGAGCGGTGGTCGGACCACGCGCCGGTGACCGTCGTGTACGAGTGA
- a CDS encoding GNAT family N-acetyltransferase, producing MNIRRVAFDHPDAVKLNDEVQAEYHARYGDGGDATFLDPADFEPPNGVYLIAYDVDDTPVATGGWRSQDSNGEGNLDGDAELKRMFVVEAMRGRGVARRILAALEEDARAAGRARMVLETGTKQPEAIALYTSSGYEPCGKFGYYRHYEASRCFAKAL from the coding sequence ATGAACATTCGCCGGGTCGCCTTCGACCACCCCGACGCCGTCAAGCTCAACGACGAGGTCCAGGCCGAATACCACGCCCGCTACGGCGACGGCGGCGACGCCACCTTCCTCGACCCGGCCGACTTCGAGCCGCCGAACGGCGTCTACCTGATCGCCTACGACGTCGACGACACCCCGGTGGCCACCGGCGGATGGCGCTCCCAGGACTCCAACGGAGAGGGCAACCTCGACGGCGACGCCGAGCTCAAGCGCATGTTCGTGGTGGAGGCGATGCGCGGCCGGGGCGTCGCCCGGCGCATCCTGGCCGCCCTGGAGGAGGACGCCCGGGCCGCGGGGCGGGCCCGCATGGTCCTGGAGACCGGCACCAAGCAGCCGGAGGCCATCGCCCTGTACACCTCCAGCGGTTACGAACCGTGCGGGAAGTTCGGCTACTACCGGCACTACGAGGCGAGCCGCTGCTTCGCGAAGGCGCTGTAG
- the glpR gene encoding gephyrin-like molybdotransferase receptor GlpR: MSSSGLIYAVIVGAWAAYLVPMWLRRQDELNEARPTERFSTAIRLLSGRAGMERRYAKDLRARSADEGEPGADAPDDVTDSVDVRAFAMPPARHQTRAEVQSPAPGRAQPAREQAGAPAAASSAAPARASNPTPARAADSAPARKRPPIARRTPSQEAAAARARRTKVLARRRRTTVVLFIAFTLGAIVAAVGGLAFLWAPGVPAVLLSAYIAHLRSQERRRFAYQMDRRRAEAAAQRLRERARQPRRRVTAEVDTDEPEEGPETETDPGLSALAADRRALVEQTDHAEWVDQQRERQRRPGHGDSWDPVPVPLPTYVTAPVAPRATADVDLGAPDAWSSARSSSVAPEQEAQAGSRAERRDAEAADEAACGEEAAEARADDDGRCDARRAASARRARERGRTPLFDQYEDGERPRAANE; encoded by the coding sequence GTGAGCAGCAGCGGCCTCATCTACGCAGTCATTGTCGGGGCCTGGGCCGCCTACTTGGTGCCGATGTGGCTCCGTAGGCAGGACGAGCTGAACGAGGCCCGTCCGACGGAACGCTTCAGCACAGCCATCCGGTTGCTGTCCGGACGGGCGGGGATGGAGCGCCGGTACGCCAAGGACCTGCGCGCGCGCTCCGCCGACGAGGGGGAGCCCGGCGCCGACGCTCCGGACGATGTCACCGACTCGGTGGACGTCCGGGCCTTCGCCATGCCTCCGGCGCGGCACCAGACCCGCGCGGAAGTGCAGTCTCCGGCGCCCGGGCGTGCGCAACCGGCGCGCGAACAGGCGGGAGCGCCGGCGGCCGCGTCGAGCGCCGCCCCGGCGCGCGCATCGAACCCCACGCCCGCGCGCGCAGCAGACTCCGCGCCCGCGCGCAAGCGCCCGCCCATCGCGCGGCGCACGCCCTCGCAGGAAGCGGCCGCGGCCCGCGCCCGGCGCACGAAGGTTCTCGCGCGCCGTCGGCGCACAACCGTGGTGCTCTTCATCGCGTTCACGCTGGGCGCGATCGTCGCCGCCGTCGGCGGACTCGCCTTCCTCTGGGCGCCCGGCGTCCCCGCCGTGCTGCTCAGCGCGTACATCGCCCACCTGCGCTCCCAGGAACGCCGCCGCTTCGCCTACCAGATGGACCGGCGTCGTGCCGAGGCCGCGGCGCAGCGGCTCAGGGAGCGCGCGCGGCAGCCGCGCCGGCGCGTGACCGCCGAGGTCGACACCGACGAACCGGAAGAGGGCCCAGAGACCGAGACCGATCCCGGCCTGTCCGCGCTCGCCGCCGACCGGCGGGCGCTGGTGGAGCAGACCGACCATGCGGAGTGGGTCGACCAGCAGCGTGAGCGGCAGCGGCGGCCCGGGCACGGGGACAGCTGGGACCCGGTCCCGGTGCCGTTGCCGACGTACGTGACCGCGCCGGTCGCGCCGCGGGCCACCGCGGACGTGGACCTCGGGGCGCCGGACGCGTGGAGTTCGGCGCGGTCGAGTTCCGTCGCCCCCGAGCAGGAGGCGCAGGCCGGCTCCCGGGCCGAGCGGCGGGACGCGGAGGCGGCGGACGAGGCCGCTTGCGGCGAGGAGGCCGCGGAGGCGAGGGCCGACGACGACGGGCGCTGTGACGCCCGCCGGGCGGCTTCCGCGCGGCGGGCCAGGGAGCGGGGGCGTACGCCGTTGTTCGACCAGTACGAGGACGGCGAGCGGCCGCGGGCCGCGAACGAGTAG
- a CDS encoding GNAT family N-acetyltransferase, with product MLADGDIVLRPIKLRDQRAWREVNRRNRDWLRPWEATIPPPTPSGPIAHRPTYRQMVRHLRSEANSGRMLPFVIEYQGRLVGQLTVAGITWGSMCSGHIGYWVDESVAGRGVMPTSVALVVDHCFRTVGLHRIEVCIRPENGPSRRVVEKLGFREEGLRPRYLHIDGAWRDHLVFALTAEEVPDGLLNRWRRARSQRPSDDAPRETARDPQNTPGNPAWPSHSQEN from the coding sequence GTGCTGGCGGACGGCGACATCGTCCTCCGGCCGATAAAGCTGCGCGACCAGCGGGCGTGGCGCGAGGTCAACCGGCGCAACCGCGACTGGCTGCGCCCCTGGGAGGCGACCATTCCGCCGCCCACGCCCAGCGGGCCGATCGCGCACCGGCCGACCTACCGCCAGATGGTGAGGCATCTGCGATCCGAGGCGAATTCGGGCCGGATGCTGCCGTTCGTCATCGAGTACCAGGGGCGGTTGGTCGGTCAGTTGACGGTCGCGGGAATCACCTGGGGATCGATGTGTTCGGGGCACATCGGCTACTGGGTGGACGAGTCGGTGGCCGGGCGCGGAGTGATGCCGACGTCCGTGGCGCTTGTCGTGGACCACTGTTTCCGAACGGTTGGTCTGCACCGCATCGAGGTCTGCATTCGCCCGGAGAACGGGCCCAGTCGCCGGGTCGTGGAGAAACTCGGATTCCGCGAGGAGGGACTCAGACCGCGTTATCTCCACATCGATGGCGCCTGGCGCGACCACCTCGTCTTCGCGCTCACCGCGGAAGAGGTACCGGACGGGTTGCTCAACCGTTGGCGACGGGCACGCTCCCAGCGACCCTCCGACGACGCGCCACGAGAGACCGCGCGGGACCCGCAGAACACGCCGGGGAATCCCGCATGGCCGTCCCATAGTCAAGAAAATTGA
- a CDS encoding molybdenum cofactor biosynthesis protein B produces MSAGARAGSGAPYRALVVTASNRAAAGVYEDKGGPLIAAGLEGFGFAVDGPQVVPDGDPVEAALRAGTEEGYDVIVTTGGTGISPTDRTPEVTRSVVDYEVPGIAEAIRAFGREKVPTAALSRGLAGVAGRTLIVNLPGSTGGVKDGLAVLESLLVHAVDQIRGGDHPRPGATSGGAS; encoded by the coding sequence GTGAGCGCCGGGGCGCGCGCCGGAAGCGGTGCGCCGTATCGCGCGCTGGTCGTGACCGCCTCCAACCGCGCCGCCGCCGGCGTCTACGAGGACAAGGGCGGTCCACTGATCGCCGCGGGTCTCGAAGGCTTCGGCTTCGCCGTCGACGGCCCGCAGGTCGTCCCCGACGGCGATCCGGTCGAGGCCGCGCTGAGGGCCGGCACCGAGGAAGGCTACGACGTGATCGTGACCACCGGCGGCACCGGCATCTCGCCCACCGACCGCACGCCGGAGGTCACCCGCTCGGTCGTCGACTACGAGGTGCCGGGCATCGCGGAGGCCATCCGGGCGTTCGGACGGGAGAAGGTGCCGACCGCCGCGCTCTCCCGCGGCCTGGCCGGAGTGGCGGGAAGGACACTGATCGTCAATCTGCCGGGCTCCACCGGCGGGGTGAAGGACGGGCTGGCCGTCCTGGAGTCCCTCCTGGTGCACGCCGTCGACCAGATCCGCGGCGGCGACCATCCCAGACCCGGCGCCACCAGTGGGGGTGCGAGCTGA
- the moaC gene encoding cyclic pyranopterin monophosphate synthase MoaC, with amino-acid sequence MSTQDRLTHIDEAGAARMVDVSGKDVTARTARASGRVLVSPRVVELLRGEGMPKGDALATARIAGIMGAKRTPDLIPLCHPLAVSGVKLDLSVADDAVEITATVKTTDRTGVEMEALTAVSVAALTVIDMVKAVDKGAVITDVRVEEKTGGKSGDWSRA; translated from the coding sequence ATGAGTACGCAGGACCGACTGACGCACATCGACGAGGCGGGCGCCGCCCGCATGGTCGACGTATCCGGCAAGGACGTGACCGCGCGCACCGCGCGGGCCAGCGGACGCGTACTCGTCTCACCGCGTGTGGTCGAGCTGCTGCGCGGGGAGGGCATGCCCAAGGGCGACGCCCTCGCCACCGCGCGAATCGCGGGGATCATGGGCGCCAAGCGCACCCCGGACCTCATCCCGCTCTGTCACCCCCTCGCGGTGTCCGGTGTGAAACTGGATCTGTCGGTCGCGGACGACGCCGTGGAGATCACGGCCACCGTGAAGACCACGGACCGCACGGGCGTCGAGATGGAGGCCCTCACCGCGGTCTCCGTCGCCGCGCTCACCGTGATCGACATGGTCAAGGCGGTCGACAAGGGAGCGGTCATCACGGACGTGCGCGTGGAGGAGAAGACGGGCGGCAAGTCGGGCGACTGGAGCCGGGCGTGA
- the glp gene encoding gephyrin-like molybdotransferase Glp, whose amino-acid sequence MSSAATRATGPDHLWSVDEHLEDILTTVRPLEPIELNLLDAQGCVLVEDVTVPVSLPPFDNSSMDGYAVRVADVAGASEEFPAVLDVVGDVAAGQADLLHVGPGQAARIMTGAPLPPGAETVVPVEWTDGGLGEGPVTGMRARSLAPEGAEGHVHVYRSAEARAHVRAMGSDVKAGDRALEAGTVLGPPQIGLLAAIGRGTVRVRPRPRVVVVSTGSELVQPDEQLGSGQIYDSNSFALTAAARDAGAIAYRVGAVADDAETLRSTIEDQLVRADLMVTTGGVSVGAYDVVKEALSHVGDEDEAGSGVEFRKLAMQPGKPQGFGSIGPDHTPLLALPGNPVSSYVSFELFVRPAIRTLMGLDDVHRPTTRATLAADNALTSPKGRRQFLRGTYADGGVTPVGGAGSHLVAALAHADALIVVPEDVESVEPGTEVEVVLLG is encoded by the coding sequence TTGAGCAGCGCCGCGACCCGCGCCACCGGCCCGGACCACCTGTGGTCGGTGGACGAACACCTGGAGGACATCCTCACGACCGTCCGCCCCCTGGAGCCCATCGAGCTGAACCTCCTGGACGCGCAGGGCTGCGTCCTGGTCGAGGACGTCACGGTGCCGGTATCGCTGCCGCCGTTCGACAACAGCTCCATGGACGGGTACGCGGTGCGGGTCGCGGATGTCGCGGGCGCGAGCGAGGAGTTCCCCGCGGTGCTGGACGTCGTCGGGGACGTCGCGGCGGGCCAGGCGGACCTGCTCCACGTGGGCCCCGGCCAGGCCGCCCGCATCATGACCGGTGCCCCGCTGCCGCCCGGGGCGGAGACCGTCGTGCCCGTCGAGTGGACCGACGGGGGCCTCGGCGAAGGCCCGGTGACCGGGATGCGCGCCCGTAGCCTGGCCCCCGAGGGCGCCGAGGGGCACGTGCACGTGTACCGGTCGGCCGAGGCACGCGCGCACGTGCGCGCCATGGGCAGCGACGTGAAGGCCGGTGACCGGGCGCTGGAGGCGGGCACTGTCCTCGGGCCGCCGCAGATCGGTCTGCTCGCCGCGATCGGGCGCGGCACGGTTCGCGTACGCCCGCGCCCGCGCGTGGTCGTCGTCTCCACCGGCAGCGAACTCGTCCAGCCCGACGAGCAACTGGGCAGCGGCCAGATCTACGACTCCAACAGCTTCGCCCTCACCGCCGCCGCCCGGGACGCCGGTGCCATCGCCTACCGCGTGGGCGCGGTCGCCGACGACGCCGAGACACTGCGCTCGACCATCGAGGACCAGCTCGTGCGCGCCGACCTCATGGTCACCACGGGAGGCGTCAGTGTCGGGGCGTACGACGTCGTCAAGGAAGCCCTGTCACACGTCGGGGACGAGGACGAGGCGGGCAGCGGAGTGGAGTTCCGCAAGCTGGCCATGCAGCCCGGAAAGCCCCAGGGCTTCGGTTCCATCGGCCCCGACCACACCCCGCTGCTCGCCCTCCCCGGCAACCCCGTCTCGTCGTACGTCTCCTTCGAGCTGTTCGTCCGTCCCGCGATCCGCACCCTGATGGGGCTCGACGACGTCCACCGGCCCACGACCCGCGCCACCCTCGCCGCCGACAACGCGCTGACCTCGCCGAAGGGCCGGCGGCAGTTCCTGCGCGGGACGTACGCGGACGGCGGCGTGACCCCGGTCGGCGGTGCCGGATCGCACCTGGTCGCGGCGCTCGCGCACGCCGACGCGCTGATCGTCGTCCCGGAGGACGTGGAGTCCGTCGAGCCCGGTACCGAAGTCGAGGTCGTCCTGCTCGGCTGA
- the galU gene encoding UTP--glucose-1-phosphate uridylyltransferase GalU has product MTQAQPRISKAVIPAAGLGTRFLPATKATPKEMLPVVDKPAIQYVVEEAVSAGLDDVLMITGRNKRPLEDHFDRNYELESALQKKGDAKRLAKVQESSDLATMHYVRQGDPRGLGHAVLCAAPHVGHEPFAVLLGDDLIDPRDPLLARMVEVQEQCGGSVIALMEVAPEQIHLYGCAAVEATEDGDVVRVTGMVEKPDASDAPSNFAIIGRYVLDPHIFDILRKTEPGRGGEIQLTDALQQLAQDEKVGGPVHGVVFKGRRYDTGDRGDYLRAIVRLACEREDLGPDFRTWLRSYVAEEM; this is encoded by the coding sequence ATGACTCAGGCGCAACCCAGGATCAGCAAGGCTGTCATCCCCGCAGCAGGTCTCGGCACCCGGTTCCTGCCGGCCACCAAGGCCACTCCCAAGGAGATGCTGCCGGTCGTCGACAAGCCGGCTATCCAGTACGTGGTCGAGGAGGCCGTGTCCGCCGGTCTCGACGACGTCCTCATGATCACAGGCCGCAACAAGCGCCCCCTCGAGGACCACTTCGACCGCAACTACGAGCTCGAGTCGGCCCTGCAGAAGAAGGGCGACGCCAAGCGGCTCGCCAAGGTCCAGGAGTCCAGCGACCTTGCCACCATGCACTACGTGCGCCAGGGCGACCCCAGGGGCCTGGGTCACGCCGTGCTGTGCGCCGCCCCGCACGTCGGGCACGAGCCCTTCGCCGTCCTGCTCGGCGACGACCTGATCGACCCGCGCGACCCGCTTCTCGCCCGCATGGTCGAGGTCCAGGAGCAGTGCGGCGGCAGCGTCATCGCGCTCATGGAGGTCGCCCCGGAGCAGATCCACCTCTACGGGTGCGCGGCCGTCGAGGCCACCGAGGACGGCGACGTCGTCCGGGTGACGGGCATGGTCGAGAAGCCCGACGCCTCCGACGCCCCCTCGAACTTCGCGATCATCGGCCGCTACGTCCTCGACCCGCACATCTTCGACATACTGCGCAAGACCGAGCCGGGCCGAGGCGGCGAGATCCAGCTCACCGACGCCCTGCAGCAGCTCGCGCAGGACGAGAAGGTCGGCGGTCCGGTGCACGGCGTGGTCTTCAAGGGCCGTCGCTATGACACCGGGGACCGTGGCGACTATCTGCGTGCCATTGTCAGACTCGCGTGCGAACGTGAAGACCTGGGCCCGGACTTCCGGACCTGGCTTCGCAGTTACGTAGCCGAGGAGATGTAG
- a CDS encoding 5-formyltetrahydrofolate cyclo-ligase encodes MLRRELLAVRNRLTADDVQKAAEALAGRALELPELAQARTVAAYVSVGSEPGTLALLDALRARGVRVLLPALLPDNDLDWGAYTGEHSLARVQHSGRMALFEPSGVRLGPEAVTEADVVLLPGLAVDARGMRLGRGGGSYDRVLARLERAGARPALVVLLYDTEVVERVPEEAHDRPVHAVVTPSGLRRFRSGA; translated from the coding sequence ATGTTGCGGCGAGAGCTCCTCGCGGTGAGAAACAGGTTGACGGCGGATGACGTGCAAAAAGCCGCGGAGGCGCTGGCTGGGCGCGCTCTCGAACTGCCTGAGCTGGCGCAGGCGCGCACCGTGGCGGCGTACGTCTCGGTCGGAAGCGAACCGGGCACCCTCGCGCTGTTGGACGCGCTGCGCGCGCGGGGCGTGCGGGTCCTGCTCCCGGCGCTCCTGCCCGACAACGACCTGGACTGGGGCGCGTACACCGGCGAACACTCCCTCGCACGCGTCCAACACAGCGGCAGAATGGCGCTGTTCGAGCCGTCCGGGGTACGTCTCGGGCCGGAAGCCGTGACCGAGGCGGACGTCGTGCTGCTGCCGGGGCTCGCGGTCGACGCGCGCGGTATGCGTCTGGGACGCGGCGGCGGATCGTACGACCGCGTGCTCGCCCGCCTGGAGCGCGCGGGCGCACGCCCCGCGCTCGTGGTCCTGCTGTACGACACTGAGGTCGTCGAGCGCGTGCCGGAGGAGGCGCACGACCGGCCTGTGCACGCGGTGGTGACGCCGTCGGGCTTGCGCCGCTTCCGTAGCGGCGCGTGA